In Bacillus sp. NP247, one DNA window encodes the following:
- a CDS encoding CapA family protein, which translates to MKTLLKRLFLIAFFITPIVLLINYTYISKAKDKPDTQNTSSKENSTTEKKKEDPEITLTFSGDTMFDWQLRPVIEKNGADYPFQHVKEEITKADISFINLESAFTTKEKRVPGQQFWIKSDPSTLQAIKNTGYDIVNIGNNHTLDYGQDGLLDTISHVEKLKLPYTGAGKNVEDAYTAREVTVKGKKFKFLSFVRFMPNFNWVAGDNKPGVANGYDLDLVTKTIQEQKKDADYVIVYMHWGVEKSNRPIEYQKQYVPKMVEAGADAIVGSHPHWLQGFEYYDKVPIAYSLGNFLFPSYVNGKSAETGILTLTFKGEDVQMSFNPYIIRNNQISPVNEEEKKKALQYLQTVSTDVEINATGKIINKRN; encoded by the coding sequence TTTAATAGCCTTTTTCATTACACCAATTGTTTTATTAATCAATTACACTTATATTTCAAAAGCAAAAGATAAACCAGATACACAAAACACATCAAGTAAAGAAAATTCGACGACCGAAAAGAAAAAAGAAGACCCTGAAATTACACTCACCTTCTCTGGTGATACAATGTTCGATTGGCAATTACGTCCCGTAATTGAAAAAAATGGGGCTGATTATCCATTCCAACATGTAAAAGAAGAAATAACGAAAGCTGATATTTCTTTTATTAATTTAGAGTCTGCATTTACAACAAAAGAAAAAAGAGTGCCTGGGCAACAATTTTGGATTAAAAGTGACCCTTCAACACTACAAGCAATTAAAAATACTGGATATGACATCGTTAATATCGGTAATAACCATACGCTTGATTATGGACAAGATGGACTACTAGACACCATCTCTCACGTAGAGAAATTAAAGCTCCCTTACACCGGAGCTGGAAAAAATGTTGAGGATGCCTATACAGCACGTGAAGTAACTGTAAAAGGGAAAAAGTTTAAGTTTCTTTCCTTTGTACGCTTTATGCCTAACTTTAACTGGGTAGCTGGTGACAATAAACCTGGCGTTGCAAACGGATATGATCTAGATCTTGTAACAAAAACGATTCAAGAGCAAAAGAAAGATGCTGATTATGTAATCGTCTATATGCATTGGGGCGTCGAAAAATCTAATCGTCCAATAGAATACCAGAAACAATATGTTCCGAAAATGGTAGAGGCGGGTGCTGATGCAATCGTTGGAAGTCACCCGCATTGGTTACAAGGATTTGAGTATTACGATAAAGTTCCTATCGCATACTCGTTAGGAAACTTTTTATTCCCGAGCTACGTAAACGGAAAGAGTGCCGAAACAGGCATTTTGACCTTAACATTTAAAGGGGAAGATGTTCAAATGTCGTTCAATCCTTACATAATACGAAACAATCAAATTTCTCCTGTAAATGAAGAAGAAAAGAAAAAAGCACTACAATATTTACAAACCGTTTCAACTGATGTAGAAATTAATGCTACTGGGAAAATAATTAACAAACGCAACTAA